One bacterium genomic window carries:
- a CDS encoding PDZ domain-containing protein, with amino-acid sequence MNARRLLLLIITMGLACMNAPLTASPPTIHYRLGMPQPHTHLFEVEMTVAPIAKDDLFLDFIMPAWRPGRYVIFDFAGGVQEFSAHAGEGTDAPLPWRKIDKATWRVETKGQPAVTVRYKVYANEFRERTRGLNDQHGFVSGTAVFMYVEEFRRLPLTLQIEPFGNWHVTTGLDRVSGKPNRFQAPHYDYFIDCPLEIGTQQDFSFEVQGKKHVLSLFGEGNWDKDRLIDRLRQVVEASFKFWGDLPYEHYTFLVHSAPGMGGGTEHLNSTIMGINPFNFRNESGYDRFTGLALHEFFHTWNVKQLRPAGIHPFDFTKENYSPSLWISEGMTDYYTTILLRREGLRSIASLLTELARMIENDRRRPGRRLQSLEESSFDSWIKFWRNHEDSQNREVSYYDKGGDVSLILDLEIRQRTQNRGSLDQVMRRAYQAFPLSGPGFTPADFQRVVEEVGESSFEDFFAQYVRGTAEIDFAAFLRYAGLEVQEIPANPPKPWLGIAVAEREGRTLITSVIAGSPAYAAGLNTGDELVALNEYRIRAEQLLDRLADCKAGEEIRLTVFRHEKLRQFQVKLAASEVPEVIVRHSSNPTDLQKQIYTDWLGTAWPGEAAK; translated from the coding sequence ATGAACGCCCGACGCCTTCTGCTTCTGATCATAACCATGGGACTCGCCTGTATGAACGCGCCGCTCACCGCCTCCCCTCCAACCATTCACTATCGTCTCGGCATGCCGCAGCCGCACACGCATCTCTTCGAAGTCGAGATGACCGTTGCGCCAATTGCCAAGGATGATCTCTTTCTTGATTTCATCATGCCGGCGTGGCGGCCCGGCCGCTATGTGATCTTCGATTTCGCCGGCGGCGTGCAGGAGTTCTCCGCGCACGCCGGCGAGGGAACCGACGCGCCTCTGCCCTGGCGCAAGATCGACAAAGCCACCTGGCGTGTCGAAACCAAAGGGCAGCCGGCGGTGACCGTTCGATACAAAGTCTATGCGAATGAATTCAGAGAGCGCACCCGCGGCTTGAATGATCAGCACGGATTCGTCAGCGGCACAGCGGTGTTCATGTATGTCGAAGAATTTCGGCGCCTGCCGCTGACGCTGCAGATCGAGCCATTCGGCAATTGGCACGTCACCACCGGGCTGGACCGCGTGTCCGGCAAACCGAATCGGTTTCAGGCACCGCATTACGATTACTTCATCGACTGCCCGCTGGAGATCGGCACGCAGCAGGATTTTTCCTTTGAAGTGCAGGGGAAAAAACACGTGCTCAGCCTCTTCGGCGAGGGCAATTGGGACAAGGACAGGCTGATCGATCGGCTGCGCCAGGTGGTGGAGGCCAGCTTCAAATTCTGGGGCGACTTGCCCTATGAGCATTACACTTTCCTGGTGCACAGCGCGCCCGGCATGGGAGGCGGCACGGAGCATCTCAACTCCACCATCATGGGAATCAATCCCTTCAATTTTCGCAATGAGTCTGGTTACGATCGCTTCACCGGCCTGGCGCTGCATGAATTTTTTCACACCTGGAACGTGAAACAACTGCGGCCGGCCGGCATTCACCCTTTTGATTTCACCAAAGAGAACTACTCGCCCTCGCTGTGGATCAGTGAAGGCATGACGGATTACTACACGACGATTCTGCTGCGGCGCGAGGGCTTGCGTTCGATTGCGTCATTGCTGACCGAACTCGCCCGGATGATTGAGAACGATCGGCGCCGGCCGGGGCGCAGGCTGCAGTCCCTGGAGGAATCCAGTTTTGATTCCTGGATCAAGTTCTGGCGCAACCACGAGGACAGCCAGAATCGCGAAGTCAGCTATTATGACAAGGGCGGCGACGTGAGCTTGATTCTCGATCTTGAAATCCGCCAGCGCACGCAGAACCGCGGTTCGCTTGATCAGGTGATGCGCCGGGCGTATCAGGCCTTTCCGCTTTCCGGCCCGGGCTTCACGCCGGCGGATTTTCAGCGCGTGGTGGAAGAAGTGGGCGAGAGCAGTTTTGAAGATTTCTTTGCGCAGTATGTGCGCGGTACCGCCGAGATTGATTTTGCCGCGTTCTTGCGCTACGCCGGCCTCGAAGTGCAGGAGATTCCCGCCAATCCGCCCAAGCCGTGGCTCGGCATCGCAGTCGCTGAGCGGGAAGGCCGCACCTTGATCACTTCCGTGATTGCCGGCTCGCCTGCCTACGCCGCCGGCCTGAACACCGGCGATGAGTTGGTGGCGCTCAATGAGTACCGTATTCGCGCTGAGCAATTGCTCGACCGGCTGGCGGACTGCAAAGCGGGCGAGGAGATCCGGCTCACGGTCTTTCGCCATGAAAAACTGCGCCAGTTCCAAGTGAAGCTGGCCGCGTCGGAGGTGCCGGAGGTCATCGTCCGGCACAGCAGCAATCCCACTGACTTGCAGAAGCAAATCTACACGGATTGGCTGGGCACCGCCTGGCCGGGCGAGGCCGCCAAATGA
- the rfbD gene encoding dTDP-4-dehydrorhamnose reductase has translation MKLMRKRVLITGANGLLGQNLLHAFANDYDRIACDRSPEFVAELPEVNYQPCDITRRADVIKLVREVMPNFIINAAAFTDVDGSEQQREACWQVNATAVGYLAEAARHVEARLLHLSTDYVFDGTSGPYTEAHRPNPLGFYGRAKLAGENALIGSGAAYAIARTMVLYGHGRKLRPSFVTWLIRQLQNGNPVRIVTDQFGNPTLASELAVALRILAESGRDGIYHICGTEIIDRYHFALKIAEVFNLDVKLIAPIRTADLKQQALRPMNSGFDIARAVQELGISMSNVTEGLQKFKLESAGGQAA, from the coding sequence ATGAAACTGATGCGCAAGCGAGTCTTGATCACCGGCGCCAATGGCTTGCTGGGACAGAATCTGCTGCACGCCTTTGCGAACGATTACGATCGCATCGCTTGCGACCGCAGCCCGGAGTTTGTGGCGGAGCTGCCGGAAGTGAACTATCAGCCCTGCGACATTACGCGGCGCGCCGACGTGATCAAACTCGTGCGGGAGGTGATGCCGAACTTCATCATCAATGCCGCAGCCTTCACCGATGTTGACGGCAGCGAGCAACAGCGGGAGGCGTGCTGGCAGGTGAATGCCACCGCGGTCGGCTATCTCGCGGAAGCGGCCCGCCACGTCGAAGCGCGGCTGCTGCACCTCAGCACCGATTATGTTTTTGACGGCACCAGCGGTCCCTACACCGAGGCGCATCGCCCCAATCCCCTGGGCTTTTATGGCCGCGCCAAGCTGGCAGGCGAAAATGCGCTGATTGGCAGCGGCGCTGCTTATGCCATCGCGCGCACGATGGTGTTGTACGGGCATGGCCGCAAGCTCAGGCCGAGTTTCGTCACCTGGCTGATTCGCCAACTGCAGAATGGCAATCCCGTGCGCATCGTCACCGATCAATTCGGCAATCCCACGCTCGCCAGCGAGCTGGCGGTGGCGCTGCGCATTTTGGCGGAATCGGGGCGCGACGGCATCTACCACATTTGCGGCACGGAGATCATCGACCGTTATCATTTTGCCTTGAAAATCGCGGAAGTCTTCAACCTGGACGTCAAGTTGATCGCCCCGATCCGCACGGCGGATTTGAAGCAACAGGCGCTGCGGCCGATGAATTCGGGATTCGATATTGCCAGGGCGGTTCAGGAATTGGGGATTTCGATGTCCAACGTGACCGAGGGATTGCAGAAGTTCAAACTGGAGAGTGCCGGCGGCCAGGCGGCATAA
- a CDS encoding DUF4351 domain-containing protein — protein sequence MQNNWEGTLHDIDRAFKTMLALTPGCFLDLLFGRKREIVLKELADPQINLPELRGDKVLLVRERRGVYAVILEAMLHPKRAQLPTFALKALALQYLLKVPALVVIVYLEKEKHAVFPDSFEIRLGAMSNEFRLASVRLWEYEARILSGELRELAPFLPLFHRKPDPQLIAVQKELLQGVADPKLRANLLATAMIVDIRSFGMAVVQAHFMKEVHMLKRTSIVESWLKESFEKGKREGRLEGKLEGKLEGKHLAQLSLVQKMLKQKFRRIPAELQARLRELDDMHLEQLSLALLNMRTVKELDLWLRNGAAARRPTGKRNR from the coding sequence ATGCAAAACAATTGGGAGGGCACATTGCACGATATCGACCGGGCGTTCAAGACCATGCTCGCGCTGACGCCAGGCTGTTTTTTGGATTTGCTCTTTGGCCGCAAGCGAGAGATCGTGCTGAAGGAGCTGGCGGACCCGCAAATCAATCTGCCTGAATTGCGCGGCGACAAAGTGTTGCTGGTGCGGGAAAGGCGCGGGGTCTATGCCGTGATCCTGGAGGCGATGCTGCATCCCAAACGGGCGCAGTTGCCGACGTTTGCTCTGAAAGCACTGGCGCTGCAATACCTTTTGAAGGTACCGGCATTGGTGGTCATTGTCTACTTGGAGAAGGAGAAGCATGCCGTATTCCCGGACAGTTTTGAAATCCGGCTGGGCGCCATGTCGAATGAATTCCGGCTGGCGAGTGTCCGGCTTTGGGAGTATGAAGCCCGCATCTTGAGCGGTGAACTGAGGGAACTGGCGCCGTTTCTACCTCTCTTTCACCGCAAACCCGATCCGCAGCTCATTGCGGTACAAAAAGAATTGCTCCAGGGTGTTGCTGATCCCAAGTTGCGTGCGAATCTGCTTGCCACGGCCATGATCGTCGACATTCGCTCATTCGGGATGGCGGTGGTACAAGCTCATTTTATGAAGGAGGTTCACATGCTGAAGCGAACCAGCATCGTCGAAAGTTGGTTGAAGGAGAGCTTCGAAAAAGGCAAGCGGGAAGGCAGGCTCGAAGGCAAGCTCGAAGGCAAGCTCGAAGGCAAGCATTTGGCCCAGCTCTCATTGGTGCAAAAAATGCTAAAGCAGAAATTCCGCCGGATACCAGCCGAACTGCAAGCGCGGCTGCGAGAACTGGATGACATGCATCTGGAGCAGCTCAGCTTGGCCTTGCTGAACATGCGTACGGTGAAGGAGTTGGATCTTTGGCTGCGCAACGGTGCGGCGGCCCGCCGCCCTACCGGCAAACGCAACCGGTGA
- a CDS encoding secondary thiamine-phosphate synthase enzyme YjbQ, which translates to MIHTTTLSVSTQGFTDIRDLTPQIRAALQEAKLHDGTVTVFVSGSTAGITTIEFEPGLLKDLPAAFEKLAPVHANYAHDNTWHDGNGYAHVRAALLGPSLVVPFAGGELLLGTWQQIVLVDFDNRPRRREIVAQFSGE; encoded by the coding sequence ATGATTCACACCACGACCCTTTCCGTCTCCACCCAAGGCTTCACCGACATTCGCGACCTCACCCCGCAAATCCGCGCGGCGCTGCAGGAAGCCAAGTTGCATGACGGCACCGTGACCGTGTTCGTTTCCGGTTCCACGGCCGGCATCACGACAATCGAATTCGAGCCGGGCTTGCTGAAGGATTTACCCGCTGCCTTTGAAAAACTCGCGCCGGTGCACGCCAATTACGCACATGACAACACCTGGCATGACGGCAACGGTTATGCCCACGTGCGCGCTGCGCTGCTCGGCCCGTCACTGGTGGTGCCGTTTGCCGGGGGCGAACTGCTGCTCGGCACCTGGCAACAAATCGTCTTGGTTGATTTTGACAACCGGCCCCGGCGCCGGGAGATTGTGGCGCAGTTCTCAGGCGAGTGA
- a CDS encoding aconitase family protein, translating to MTSPRPMTLTEKILLQHALGWEKNYVQAGDILAIAVDWTIASELAWNGMNMTYAALGRPPLFNKDRFYLALDHTVDAGTLASDARTQSLVQLARGFARERKLKYFYDANQTIMHTEFFRQLVRPGEIVLGADSHTSSHGGMAALAIGLGGADIVAAMVRGYSWLQVPEAIRVHYAGALPFGITGKDVILTTLGQLGRNTVAMERTVEFSGDQLEDFSTDFRFTIANMTAEFGGLNGIFPADGRVRQTMQQRRDPKMREGGWWFAADAEASYVARFRIELAGLVPQVARPYSPDNVVSVTEAAGQRLDGCFIGACTTTEEELILAALVLEAALAEGNQPVPSANRIVVPGSLEIAGHLQDKGLLEIYRRAGFRVNEPGCSMCLGIASDRAQPGEVWLSSQNRNFHNRMGKGSIAWLASALTVAASAFDLKISDPRPYIARLDRDRVSRLIAAKSGLPAVVHTQPQPQPAAAGAGKTRAAGRQEQPAVLTGRAQLFGDHVDTDAMIAGEFCHLSDLKEIGAKAFYHFRPDFGQRVAVGENILVAGEGWGSGSSREHAVWALKGAGVQAVIAKSFAYIHKRNLVNEALPFLILRDEEFYRRVKDGDLLQLDLAAATVMLDGITYAAATLPPVMRRIIQNGGLVANVKQELEQA from the coding sequence ATGACTTCACCTCGTCCGATGACGCTTACTGAAAAAATTCTCCTGCAGCATGCGCTGGGCTGGGAGAAAAATTACGTCCAAGCCGGCGATATTCTTGCCATCGCGGTGGACTGGACCATCGCCAGCGAGCTGGCCTGGAACGGCATGAACATGACCTACGCAGCGTTGGGCCGGCCGCCGCTGTTCAACAAAGATCGCTTCTACCTGGCGCTGGACCACACGGTTGATGCCGGCACGCTGGCATCCGACGCGCGCACGCAAAGTCTCGTGCAGCTCGCGCGCGGCTTCGCACGCGAGAGAAAGCTGAAGTATTTCTACGATGCCAATCAAACCATCATGCACACCGAGTTCTTCCGGCAACTGGTGCGGCCGGGCGAGATTGTGCTGGGCGCCGATTCTCACACCAGCTCGCACGGCGGCATGGCCGCGCTGGCGATCGGCCTGGGCGGCGCAGACATCGTCGCGGCCATGGTGCGGGGTTATTCCTGGCTGCAAGTGCCCGAAGCGATTCGCGTGCATTATGCCGGCGCCCTGCCCTTTGGCATCACCGGCAAGGATGTGATCCTCACAACCCTCGGCCAGTTGGGACGCAACACGGTGGCGATGGAACGCACGGTGGAATTCAGCGGCGATCAGCTCGAGGATTTTTCCACCGACTTTCGCTTTACCATTGCCAACATGACTGCCGAGTTTGGCGGGCTCAACGGCATCTTTCCCGCGGATGGCCGCGTGCGCCAAACCATGCAGCAGCGCCGCGATCCGAAGATGCGGGAAGGCGGCTGGTGGTTTGCGGCCGACGCAGAGGCCTCGTATGTCGCGCGCTTTCGCATCGAGTTGGCCGGTTTGGTGCCGCAGGTGGCCAGACCGTATTCGCCGGACAACGTCGTGAGCGTGACGGAGGCCGCGGGCCAGCGGCTCGACGGCTGCTTCATCGGCGCATGCACGACCACCGAAGAAGAATTGATTCTGGCCGCCCTGGTGCTGGAGGCGGCGTTGGCGGAAGGCAACCAGCCGGTTCCCTCCGCCAATCGCATCGTCGTTCCCGGCAGCCTGGAAATCGCGGGGCATTTGCAGGATAAAGGGCTGCTGGAAATCTATCGCCGCGCCGGCTTTCGCGTGAATGAACCGGGTTGCAGCATGTGCCTCGGCATCGCGAGTGATCGTGCGCAGCCCGGCGAAGTTTGGCTGTCTTCGCAGAATCGCAACTTTCACAATCGCATGGGCAAGGGCAGCATTGCCTGGCTGGCCTCCGCGCTGACGGTGGCGGCCTCGGCATTCGATTTGAAGATCTCTGATCCGCGGCCGTATATCGCGCGCCTCGATCGCGATCGCGTCAGCCGGCTCATTGCTGCGAAAAGCGGATTGCCCGCCGTGGTGCACACGCAACCGCAGCCGCAACCCGCGGCCGCAGGTGCCGGGAAAACTCGCGCCGCCGGCCGGCAGGAGCAGCCCGCCGTTCTCACCGGCCGTGCGCAACTATTCGGCGATCATGTTGACACCGATGCCATGATTGCCGGCGAATTCTGCCACCTTTCCGACCTGAAGGAAATCGGCGCCAAGGCTTTCTATCATTTTCGGCCGGACTTCGGGCAGCGCGTGGCGGTGGGCGAGAACATCCTCGTCGCCGGTGAAGGCTGGGGCAGCGGCTCGAGCCGCGAGCACGCCGTGTGGGCGCTCAAGGGCGCCGGCGTGCAGGCAGTGATCGCCAAGAGCTTTGCCTACATTCACAAACGCAACCTGGTGAATGAGGCGCTGCCGTTTCTGATTCTGCGCGACGAGGAATTCTATCGCCGCGTCAAGGACGGCGACCTGCTGCAGCTTGATCTGGCTGCCGCCACCGTTATGCTGGACGGCATCACCTACGCGGCCGCGACGCTGCCGCCGGTGATGCGGCGCATCATCCAAAACGGCGGTTTGGTGGCGAATGTCAAGCAGGAACTCGAGCAGGCCTGA
- a CDS encoding ATP-binding protein, with translation MKRLRSKFILTFALLTLLPAVTVAWLAKNLLDKALAIGLHSQTAEGLNAALEAVQQLTQQERAALGRDLQQVAAALREENAAAAPSPDPAHCLALYDGHGNLARHWPAQATVQELPPRPTQPLPLDSLSEAGSDSLAIRLALALGEGSVLVGERQVPEALRRQTVAVLRAAQFFNIIDLERTHLQRSLIAVFLAVYAPVLLLSVGLGWYLATRITAPLQDLEEGARRIAQGDWQHRAPVRAGDEIGAMARAFNTMVEDLRRHQEQVIALEKMAAWREIARVLAHEIKNPLTPVQLLVQQMQDAYRGDDENYRATLRESSGIINEEIDKLRRLVREFSDFARLPELHPAPAQLNDLVMEVARLYTQRVLKLELDQSLPVMIFDWEAMRRVLLNLLENALQSSPQAEVTMQTRHAADEVEIIVADTGPGIPAENLPRIFEPYFSTKKSGMGLGLAIVKQIVTEHGGAVTVTSTVGRGTCFQLLLPCATPVPPSLPN, from the coding sequence ATGAAACGGTTGCGCTCGAAATTCATTCTCACGTTTGCGCTGCTCACCCTGCTGCCGGCGGTCACGGTCGCCTGGCTCGCCAAGAATCTGCTGGACAAGGCGCTGGCCATTGGACTGCACAGCCAGACGGCAGAGGGCCTCAATGCCGCGCTCGAGGCGGTGCAGCAGCTCACGCAACAGGAACGCGCCGCGCTTGGCCGGGATTTGCAGCAGGTCGCCGCAGCCTTGCGAGAGGAGAATGCCGCCGCCGCGCCCTCTCCTGATCCGGCACATTGCTTGGCGCTGTATGACGGCCACGGCAACCTTGCGCGCCACTGGCCGGCCCAGGCAACAGTACAAGAACTGCCGCCTCGCCCCACGCAACCGCTGCCTCTTGATTCCTTGAGCGAAGCCGGCAGCGATTCCCTCGCGATTCGGCTGGCGCTTGCACTCGGTGAAGGTTCCGTGCTTGTGGGCGAACGGCAAGTTCCGGAGGCCCTGCGCCGGCAGACCGTCGCGGTCTTGCGTGCTGCGCAGTTCTTCAACATCATCGACCTCGAAAGGACGCACCTGCAACGAAGCTTGATCGCGGTTTTCCTGGCCGTGTATGCGCCGGTGCTGCTGCTGAGCGTGGGACTGGGCTGGTACTTGGCAACGCGCATTACCGCGCCGTTGCAGGATTTGGAAGAGGGTGCACGTCGCATCGCGCAGGGCGATTGGCAGCATCGCGCGCCGGTGCGCGCGGGCGATGAAATTGGCGCGATGGCCCGCGCATTCAACACGATGGTGGAGGATTTGCGGCGGCACCAGGAACAAGTGATCGCGCTGGAAAAGATGGCGGCGTGGCGGGAAATCGCGCGGGTGCTGGCGCATGAAATCAAAAACCCGCTCACGCCGGTGCAGTTGCTGGTGCAGCAGATGCAGGATGCCTATCGCGGCGACGATGAAAACTACCGTGCCACTCTGCGTGAAAGCAGCGGCATCATCAACGAGGAAATCGACAAGCTGCGCCGCCTGGTGCGCGAGTTTTCGGACTTTGCGCGCCTGCCCGAGCTGCATCCGGCGCCGGCACAACTGAATGATCTCGTCATGGAAGTCGCCCGCCTTTACACCCAGCGCGTGCTGAAACTGGAATTGGATCAAAGCCTGCCAGTGATGATATTCGATTGGGAGGCGATGCGGCGGGTTTTGTTGAATCTGCTCGAGAATGCGCTGCAATCTTCGCCGCAGGCAGAAGTCACCATGCAGACGCGCCATGCGGCAGACGAGGTGGAGATAATCGTGGCAGACACCGGCCCGGGCATCCCGGCCGAAAATCTCCCGCGCATTTTCGAGCCGTATTTTTCCACCAAGAAATCGGGCATGGGATTGGGCTTGGCAATCGTGAAGCAGATCGTCACCGAGCACGGCGGTGCCGTCACCGTGACCAGCACCGTGGGCCGCGGCACGTGTTTCCAGTTGCTACTGCCGTGCGCAACCCCGGTGCCGCCATCTTTGCCAAATTAA
- a CDS encoding BamA/TamA family outer membrane protein, with protein MVAPLRNVVAVPALCFLMLCGTPGAASAQSRDSTAAALTSESPSPALIVERIEILGATKTRRHVIHRYLQLKPGDAVTPEMIDRDYAALTATHFFKQVDFSSKPGSEPGKIVLVIEVTERRWPWLEFAGGFSELQGWYLVPAGVRCDNLLGGGSIAGARLVIGDRTGGFFLHFRQPDLLASGFDLQFETGSSATDYIHYLDGRQALHKVRRGAARIALRGSRGWARFFSAGIHFENVRPEAEFEAKNVTRTDFPPALAAQLAKEKINTFFARLQIDTRDDHYFPRAGTWGALSFERAEAALGATRRFNRIVLDGRWYRALGSSVLALHGKAGRVASAAPFYERFYLGGAYALRGFPERGLTPLGWGTALLLAQAEMRFPVAGELHRPGLLGAIFFDAGRISTTSLPDDAGRFFTSAGFGFRVKVPVIGLLRMDFAYPLDRDDFRFHIALGQTF; from the coding sequence ATGGTTGCCCCGCTGCGAAACGTTGTGGCAGTGCCCGCGCTCTGCTTTCTCATGCTTTGCGGCACGCCGGGGGCCGCCAGCGCACAAAGCCGGGATTCCACGGCTGCCGCGCTCACTTCTGAATCTCCCTCTCCGGCTCTCATCGTGGAGCGCATCGAAATTCTCGGCGCCACCAAAACCCGCCGGCACGTGATTCACCGCTATCTCCAGCTCAAACCCGGTGACGCCGTCACGCCCGAGATGATCGATCGTGACTACGCGGCACTCACCGCCACCCACTTTTTCAAACAAGTTGACTTCAGCTCGAAGCCCGGCAGCGAGCCGGGAAAGATCGTGCTCGTGATCGAAGTCACAGAGCGGCGCTGGCCCTGGCTGGAATTCGCCGGTGGCTTCAGTGAATTGCAGGGCTGGTATTTGGTGCCGGCAGGCGTGCGCTGCGACAATCTCTTGGGCGGCGGCAGCATTGCCGGCGCGCGCCTTGTCATCGGCGACCGCACCGGCGGATTCTTTCTCCATTTTCGCCAGCCCGACCTCCTCGCCTCGGGCTTTGACTTGCAGTTCGAAACCGGTTCCTCTGCCACTGACTACATTCATTATCTCGACGGCCGCCAGGCGCTGCACAAAGTCAGGAGAGGCGCTGCCCGAATCGCGCTGCGCGGCAGTCGCGGCTGGGCGCGCTTTTTTTCTGCGGGAATTCATTTTGAGAATGTTCGCCCGGAAGCGGAATTCGAAGCGAAGAACGTCACGCGCACCGACTTTCCGCCCGCGTTGGCCGCGCAGTTGGCCAAGGAGAAAATCAACACGTTCTTCGCGCGGCTGCAAATCGACACCCGTGACGATCACTATTTTCCTCGCGCCGGCACGTGGGGAGCGCTTTCATTTGAGCGCGCGGAGGCCGCGCTGGGCGCCACGCGGCGTTTCAACCGCATCGTGCTCGACGGCCGCTGGTATCGCGCCCTCGGCAGCAGCGTGCTGGCTTTGCATGGCAAGGCCGGCCGCGTCGCGTCAGCGGCACCGTTCTATGAACGCTTCTATCTTGGCGGCGCCTATGCTCTGCGTGGCTTTCCCGAGCGCGGCCTGACCCCGCTGGGCTGGGGCACGGCGTTGCTGCTGGCGCAGGCGGAAATGCGCTTCCCGGTGGCCGGCGAACTGCACCGGCCCGGGCTGCTGGGCGCAATCTTCTTTGATGCCGGCCGCATCAGTACCACAAGCCTGCCAGACGATGCCGGCCGCTTTTTCACCTCCGCCGGTTTCGGCTTTCGTGTGAAAGTGCCGGTCATCGGTCTGCTGCGTATGGATTTCGCCTATCCGCTCGACCGCGATGATTTCCGTTTTCATATCGCCTTGGGACAGACTTTCTGA
- a CDS encoding DUF4390 domain-containing protein — translation MRRLLLTILLLPWPLALPLAAQAPRITALTAVLERDSLLVDAQMADLFSNKIANTIRSGLPTVVRCDFRVINERNREVAAALQVMEIRYDIWAQRYHVVSNHRRRTGSSFEEIEKICSTLTRLPVLALAELPAVPTCRVRLQVTVIPISSRQNHQWRERIESADLQEAAAASESGRSGFSVNVSRLLSFFLGGQERVHGASAWATSPPLQLTGKP, via the coding sequence ATGCGCCGCCTGCTGCTGACAATCCTCCTGCTCCCGTGGCCGCTCGCCCTTCCGCTTGCCGCACAAGCGCCTCGCATCACTGCACTGACTGCAGTCCTGGAGCGCGACAGTCTGCTGGTCGACGCGCAGATGGCCGATCTGTTCTCCAACAAAATCGCCAACACCATTCGCAGCGGCCTGCCCACCGTGGTGCGCTGCGATTTCCGCGTGATCAACGAGCGCAACCGCGAAGTGGCGGCGGCGTTGCAGGTGATGGAGATCAGATACGACATTTGGGCGCAGCGTTATCACGTTGTGTCGAATCACCGCCGCCGCACCGGCAGCTCTTTTGAAGAAATAGAAAAAATCTGCAGCACGCTCACACGGCTGCCGGTGCTGGCGCTGGCCGAACTTCCTGCCGTTCCCACTTGCCGTGTGCGCCTGCAGGTGACCGTCATTCCCATCAGCAGCCGGCAGAATCACCAGTGGCGTGAACGCATCGAGTCCGCGGATTTGCAGGAGGCCGCGGCAGCTTCGGAATCCGGCCGTTCCGGTTTCAGCGTGAACGTCAGCCGGTTGTTGTCTTTTTTTCTCGGCGGCCAGGAGCGCGTGCACGGCGCCTCGGCGTGGGCGACTTCGCCGCCGCTTCAGCTCACCGGCAAACCATGA
- a CDS encoding carbohydrate kinase family protein, which produces MAQRIAAIGTFIRDTIITLEQQEVQSIGGLYHSCAFLASLTQPPTVILPCCRIGNDFHATAVAALARFGPHLSFELMQRVTQPNTKVTLVYRSAETRDESTSPPMPALGRDELAATKDCRAVLINLITGRDVELPALQWLKAQSPRPLIYLDVHSLALGIAPGGGRYYREIPQAEGWMHATDILQMNEKEAATLLGHGGGDADLLAFGEQVVANGPAICHITLGSRGSLLCYRARGAIQREFIQPEVPVKAVDIIGCGDAFGAAFLVHYLEYHEVPAATRFANRVAALNTTFLGSLTPELFRSHVRPHLPA; this is translated from the coding sequence ATGGCACAACGGATCGCTGCGATCGGAACGTTCATCCGCGACACCATCATCACGCTGGAGCAACAGGAAGTGCAGAGCATTGGCGGGCTTTACCATTCCTGCGCTTTTCTTGCCAGCCTGACGCAGCCTCCCACCGTCATCCTGCCGTGCTGCCGGATCGGCAACGATTTTCACGCTACCGCGGTGGCGGCGCTGGCGCGCTTCGGGCCCCACCTGAGCTTTGAGTTGATGCAGCGCGTGACGCAACCCAACACCAAAGTAACGCTGGTTTACCGCAGTGCCGAAACGCGCGACGAAAGCACCTCACCGCCGATGCCCGCTCTCGGCCGCGATGAACTTGCGGCCACGAAAGACTGCAGAGCGGTCTTAATCAATCTCATCACCGGCAGGGATGTCGAATTGCCGGCGCTGCAATGGCTCAAGGCGCAATCACCGCGGCCGCTGATCTACCTCGACGTCCATTCGCTGGCGCTCGGCATCGCGCCCGGCGGTGGGCGATACTATCGCGAAATTCCCCAAGCCGAAGGCTGGATGCACGCCACCGACATTCTGCAGATGAACGAAAAAGAAGCGGCGACCCTGCTCGGCCATGGCGGCGGCGACGCGGATTTACTCGCCTTCGGTGAACAGGTGGTGGCCAACGGCCCGGCGATTTGCCACATCACGCTGGGGAGCCGCGGCTCCCTGCTGTGCTATCGCGCGCGCGGCGCCATTCAGCGGGAATTCATTCAGCCGGAGGTGCCGGTGAAAGCGGTTGACATCATCGGTTGCGGCGACGCATTCGGCGCGGCATTTCTCGTCCACTATCTCGAATACCATGAGGTGCCGGCCGCCACGCGCTTTGCGAACCGGGTGGCGGCATTGAACACGACTTTTCTCGGCTCGCTGACGCCGGAGTTGTTCCGTTCGCATGTGCGGCCGCACCTGCCCGCATGA